DNA from Leucobacter aridicollis:
GTGAAGAGGAGGTCGAGCTCGCGGGCGTCGGCCTGGCGCAGGAAGGTGTAGAGCTCCTCGATGAGGGCCGGCACCGAGGTCTTCTCGTGCATCGACTGGTCGGGCAGCGGGCCGAACTCGGAGCGGAGAGCGGCGACCATCCAGCCCGAGAGGTACAGGTAGCGCTTGTTCGTCGTCTTCAGGTGCTTCTTGATCGAGATGAGTTTCTGCTGGCCGATGAAGCCGTGCCAGACGCCGAGCGACTGGGTGTAGACCGACGAGTCGGCGTCGTACTCGCCCATGTCCTTGCGCATGATGTCGGCGGTGTACTGCGCGATCTCGAGACCGGTCTTGAACCGGTTCTGGGCGCGCATTCGAGCAACGTACTCAGGATTGATCTGCTCCCAGCCGGCGCCGTGCTCGGCCTTGAGTGCCTCTACTGCCTCGAGATCGTCTTTGAATGCAGTCATCGTGACTCCTTTGTAGTGATTGCTAGATCTGTGGTGAATGCCAGATCACTTTTCGGTGATCGTTGCGGGCTACTTCTCACTCTGCACCCCCGCAACCGGCCGAGATGCACATTCCGGGGGTGAAATATGCGGGTATTTCTACTCGCTAGAAGAATCGGCGCGTGCGGCGCAGACGATAGCCACATGACCACGCTGACGCATGCTGCCCCTCGACCTCCGAGGAGTATCCGGTGAAAGTGCCGAGGCGAGCTGAGAACGTACGCGGTCCGCTCGCGCTTTTCGCCACCTGGGCCCTGCACGACGTCGAAGAGGCGCTGGCATTCCCGGCAACCTGTGACACCCACATCGCAGCTTCCCTCGCGCAGCGTCGCTACACGGCGGGAGCCGCGACCGCGGTGCCGATCATGTTGCCCGGGGCCGTTGCTGCCCGCCGCGAGCTCAAAGGTGCAGGCGAGCCGCTACGTTCCCCCGACTATGCTCGTGGAACCGCGATCCTTCTCCCTGCCGCGCTCCTCAGCCAGGCCCTGGCGCGAATCCTCCCGCTGAGGTAGCGCTGAGGTAGCGCTGGCTGAGACTCGGCTACTCTGGATCAGCCTCATCCCGCCCGCTCGCCTGGGCGCGCCGAAGCATCGGCCAGAACGGTGCGAAGTAACAGGCCACGCCAAGCGCTCCAGCCCACCCGAACGACGCTGCTCCCAACCCGATGAGCTGGAAGCCTGCCTGCGCAACCCAGAAGACGCCTAAGGCGACGGGTGCCGGCCAAGTCCAGGAGAAGCCGGTTCTACTCGCAACAAACACTGTGATGAAATGTCCCATCACGAACGTTACGACGGCGGCAACGAGGGCGAACCCAAAGGGGCCAAGCGACCAGCCTGGGGTACCGTCAATGTCCCAGTGCATCACGATCCCCTCGGCGGGAATAACAAGCCAGCTGCCCCAGGCCGCGACGAGTGCGATCACCGCTTCGACCACGACTGGGTTCGCACTGGGCTGCTGCTTGGCGGGCTCCGGTGGCTGCTCATTGGCTTGCATCGCTGCCAGCCTAGCAACGCCCCGGAATTCGCCGGGGACAGCGCGCACACGCCGCGCTAGGCCCGCCCAGCGGCTCCGCGCACGGCCTCCAGCCGCGGGTCGATCGAGTCGGCAAACAGTGAGATCTCCTGCTCACGAACTCCGTTCCTCCGCGCGCGCTCTCGCCAGTCGGCGATCGCATCGGCGACTGCCCGCATGCGTGCCCGAGCTTCCGCAATGGTCAGGCTGCAGGAGGCCGCCAGGTCAAGCAATGCGTCGGCCTCGTTCTCGATGCTATCAGCGCCCATAATCGACGTTGAACGCCGCTGCCAGAGGTCGGGGTTGGGGTTGACATCGAACGCAGGGCTGAGCGCCCAGAAACGACGGGCGGCGAGGAATCCGTGGTTCCTCAGGTGATCGTCGGTATTGCCGAGCGCTACCGAGGCCACCACCCGGCCGAACAGTTCGTGGTGATCGCCGACGAGGTCATCCGAGAGATCTCGCATGGCATCTGCGAGCTCGCCATAGTCGCGATGCTCGCCGTCCGCAGCTCCAAGCGCGGTCATCGCGCTGATGTATCCGATGCGTCCGCCCGCAGCTGCGCGATCGAAGCGGCGAAGCAGCAGCACGCTTCGCTCTCCGACTGCGGTCAGCCGTCGGCTGGGGGTGCGTAGACCGGCATCGCCCAACAGATCGAGCGCTGTCGCCTCCCAGGCCATGACATCCCACCTGTCGCTCCCGTGCGGGAACTTCGCGATCGCGAGCGCGCCGTCTTCGAGCCGCACGGAAGCCTTTGGCCGTGCCCCTCCGAGCCCCGTCGTGCCGGTATCGAGAAGCTGCTTGATCGCCCCACGCGGATCCTCATCCGCCACGAGCGCGTCAGAGGCGCGAAGCAGCTCCGGGAGGGAAACCAGTTGTGGAACGGTCGATGGCGGGCCACTAAAGCCCGTTTCGCCGGCGAGGCGAAATCGCAGCGCACCCTGACGGGTGTCGTCGCTCACGCCCAGGAGAAAGTCGAGGTCGTCAAGGCCGCGCGGTGATCGACCCTCCGAGCGCGCACGCGACCGCTCTGCCTTTTCGATGAGGTTTCTACCCCAGCGATCAGGAGCGCTGTCCGCGAAGGCGCGCACAAGCCCCGGCTGGTATTGCGCTCCTGTCACGAGCGGAAGCGCAGGATCAATGCTCGCCGCACCGCCCGCAAGGTACCCCGGGGCGTAGAGGAACGTTGTCGAGACCTGGCCGCGTTGCCGCGTGACGTGCGCCTGCCCGACGATTGCGGGGCCTCCCTCGCGATCAACGAACACCTCAATGGTGGTCATCGCGCACGCTTCTTTTCAAGATTTCCGGCACGCAGCCTGCCGATGTCGCTGTTCAGCGGATCGGCGGCGCTCACGACCTGATCAAGCACACCAAGCGCACGCAAGACCTGAGCGACGTTCCCAAATCCTGCGCCCGATTCGCCATTCTCAATTTTGCGCAGCGTCGATCGCGTGATCCCGGCGCGCTCGGCGACCTGCTGCGCGGTCAACCCAAGCACCATCCGCCAGCCCCGGATGTGTTCGCCGAACTCCCTAAGTTCCCGGTCGATCCGATAGCCACTCATGCAAGGCACCTCCAATGGCTATTATTCTATTCACATATACCCAATATGGCTAGCATAATCACCATTACTGAGAGCCGCGATCCTGATCATCGAGCGCCCCAGCTCACCGCCGCAACGCCGCCCGTGCCCCGCGCTACCCGCGCGCGCTGAGCGAGGTCGCCGAGGCGGGCGGCGCGCCGATCTCCTCGACGGTGTGCCCGGCGCACGCCTCCGTGGTGGCGCGCGCACTCACGATGCGGGAGATGAGAAACCAGCGCATCGCGTCGCGCAGTCGGCACCACCCGATGAGATACCAGCGGCCGCCAGTCGAGGCGAAGATCACGGGCTCGACGTCTCGGACGGTCTCGTCGCCGGCGGCCGAGCGGTACCGGATCCGCGCGACGCGCTGCTCCGCCAGCGCCTCCTCGAGCGCGGAACGCACCGGACGCGAAGTGGCGCCGTCCCCACTCACCCAGATGCGCTGGGCGAGGTCGTCCGCCCGGGCACGCGTGCCGGGGTCGAGCACGTCGAGGATCTTGCGCACCCCCGCAGAGGCGAGGTCAGCGTAGGGCGCATCGGGCGCCGCGGATACGGCGGCGAGCAGCGCGACGGCTTGTGCCGGGCTCAGGCTGAT
Protein-coding regions in this window:
- a CDS encoding type II toxin-antitoxin system HipA family toxin; amino-acid sequence: MTTIEVFVDREGGPAIVGQAHVTRQRGQVSTTFLYAPGYLAGGAASIDPALPLVTGAQYQPGLVRAFADSAPDRWGRNLIEKAERSRARSEGRSPRGLDDLDFLLGVSDDTRQGALRFRLAGETGFSGPPSTVPQLVSLPELLRASDALVADEDPRGAIKQLLDTGTTGLGGARPKASVRLEDGALAIAKFPHGSDRWDVMAWEATALDLLGDAGLRTPSRRLTAVGERSVLLLRRFDRAAAGGRIGYISAMTALGAADGEHRDYGELADAMRDLSDDLVGDHHELFGRVVASVALGNTDDHLRNHGFLAARRFWALSPAFDVNPNPDLWQRRSTSIMGADSIENEADALLDLAASCSLTIAEARARMRAVADAIADWRERARRNGVREQEISLFADSIDPRLEAVRGAAGRA
- a CDS encoding helix-turn-helix domain-containing protein, with the protein product MSGYRIDRELREFGEHIRGWRMVLGLTAQQVAERAGITRSTLRKIENGESGAGFGNVAQVLRALGVLDQVVSAADPLNSDIGRLRAGNLEKKRAR
- a CDS encoding helix-turn-helix transcriptional regulator, which codes for MRRSERLHAMTESLRRSGARGVTADRLAAEYGVSLRTVKRDIDALENSGLPIWARPGPGGGYGMLPQGNLPPISLSPAQAVALLAAVSAAPDAPYADLASAGVRKILDVLDPGTRARADDLAQRIWVSGDGATSRPVRSALEEALAEQRVARIRYRSAAGDETVRDVEPVIFASTGGRWYLIGWCRLRDAMRWFLISRIVSARATTEACAGHTVEEIGAPPASATSLSARG